In Achromobacter xylosoxidans A8, a single window of DNA contains:
- a CDS encoding DMT family transporter, whose translation MKNTLMATHLRLVGMAALWGASWSWGKVVAQSMAPLAAASLRFLFASVALVLWMHRASALRGLKSLTRNQWLGLAAAALAGVFGYSSFFMLSLQLVPAGKAAIVVTLNPGATLLLAAILFREHLNPAILAGMVLSAIGAYIAIGGGVSQAAAGSGVGIGELLLLGCVACWVAYTLIGRLVLKGVDALTTTTVTTVIGALMLLLTSLIVEGVPAWQRLGQAPASAWGSLLALAFGATAIAYAWYFEGVKALGAGAASGYITLVPVFGVLFSSLWLGEATPANLFIGAALAISGMAIMHVGRRRAEARQRR comes from the coding sequence ATGAAAAATACGTTGATGGCCACGCACCTGCGCCTGGTCGGCATGGCAGCGCTCTGGGGCGCGTCCTGGTCTTGGGGCAAGGTCGTCGCCCAGTCCATGGCCCCACTGGCCGCGGCCAGCCTTCGATTCCTGTTTGCCAGTGTGGCGTTGGTCCTGTGGATGCATCGCGCGTCGGCGCTGCGGGGCTTGAAGTCTCTGACGCGCAATCAATGGCTCGGCCTGGCCGCCGCCGCGCTGGCGGGCGTCTTTGGTTACTCCAGCTTCTTCATGTTGAGCCTGCAGCTGGTTCCGGCCGGCAAGGCCGCGATCGTGGTGACGCTGAATCCGGGCGCGACGCTGTTGCTGGCGGCGATCCTGTTCCGCGAACACCTCAACCCCGCCATCCTGGCTGGCATGGTTCTGTCGGCCATCGGTGCGTATATCGCCATCGGCGGCGGGGTTTCACAAGCCGCCGCCGGCTCCGGCGTGGGCATCGGCGAACTGCTGCTGCTCGGCTGCGTGGCCTGCTGGGTGGCCTACACCCTGATCGGCCGGCTGGTGCTCAAAGGCGTGGACGCCCTGACCACCACCACGGTGACCACCGTGATCGGCGCGCTGATGCTGCTGCTCACCAGCCTGATCGTGGAAGGCGTTCCCGCTTGGCAGAGACTGGGACAGGCGCCGGCCAGCGCCTGGGGTAGCCTGCTGGCTTTGGCGTTCGGGGCGACCGCGATCGCCTACGCCTGGTACTTCGAAGGCGTGAAGGCGCTGGGCGCCGGGGCGGCCTCCGGCTACATCACGCTGGTGCCCGTGTTCGGCGTGCTGTTTTCCAGTCTCTGGCTGGGCGAAGCCACCCCCGCGAATCTGTTCATCGGCGCCGCCCTTGCGATCTCGGGCATGGCGATCATGCACGTCGGCCGGCGTCGTGCCGAGGCGCGACAGCGCCGATAA